A region of Pyxidicoccus parkwaysis DNA encodes the following proteins:
- a CDS encoding MBL fold metallo-hydrolase, with the protein MPQHAMYLKQNVVTEPLYNQWYAWWYLVSPMTAPLFVANLHVKIMESFVANPAIHVAALKSPALRGGPYLNYGVDRVEGVKELLERTLREEALSLKYAQAMLDLDKLLATAEGFSLEDLYPRVPDLLRGYVELTYDLNNRATPRFFESLLYLSPFHRESSQSLSMRLIHGDARPYVFSTPRLDTNDGSLIVKTPYRNEAIDQLFAMRRTPGPVEPVREALGVEPKDYESFSTFFTDQPPKPAPRYDGDGVRIRYFGHACVLIETRDVSILTDPVVSYDFPTDLPRYTYADLPERIDYVLITHGHADHLMFEPLLQLRHRIGTLVVPASSGGGLVDPSLKLMLQHSGFRNVVALSEMESLPLPGGRLIGLPFIGEHGDLNIQAKIAHLIQLGGKSLLMAADSNALEPHLYDHVHRAVGNIDMMWLGMESEGGPLSWMYGPLLPAPLPRKMDQSRRLNGSNAVRAIEIVQRLKPQQVYIYAMGQEPWLGHVMVMGYHENSPQLVESRKLMEYCRNHGIATGLPYGQAEYFLR; encoded by the coding sequence ATGCCCCAACACGCGATGTACCTGAAGCAGAACGTCGTCACCGAGCCGCTCTACAACCAGTGGTACGCGTGGTGGTACCTGGTGTCGCCCATGACGGCGCCGCTCTTCGTGGCCAACCTCCATGTGAAAATCATGGAGTCCTTCGTGGCCAACCCCGCCATTCACGTGGCGGCCCTGAAGAGCCCGGCGCTGCGAGGCGGGCCCTACCTCAACTACGGCGTGGACCGGGTGGAGGGCGTCAAGGAGCTGCTGGAGCGCACGCTGCGCGAGGAGGCCCTGTCGCTCAAGTACGCCCAGGCGATGTTGGATTTGGACAAGCTGCTGGCCACCGCGGAGGGCTTCTCGCTGGAGGACCTGTACCCTCGGGTGCCGGACCTGCTGCGCGGCTACGTGGAGCTGACGTACGACCTGAACAACCGGGCCACGCCCCGCTTCTTCGAGTCGCTGCTCTACCTCAGCCCCTTCCACCGCGAGTCCTCGCAGAGCCTGTCCATGCGGCTCATCCACGGGGACGCGCGCCCGTACGTCTTCAGCACGCCCCGGCTGGACACGAACGACGGCAGCCTCATCGTCAAGACGCCCTACCGCAACGAGGCCATCGACCAGCTCTTCGCCATGCGGCGCACGCCCGGGCCGGTGGAGCCGGTCCGCGAGGCGCTGGGTGTCGAGCCCAAGGACTACGAGTCGTTCTCCACCTTCTTCACGGACCAGCCGCCGAAACCCGCGCCCCGCTATGACGGAGACGGCGTGCGCATCCGCTACTTCGGCCATGCGTGCGTGCTCATCGAGACGCGCGACGTCAGCATCCTCACGGACCCGGTCGTCAGCTACGACTTCCCCACGGACCTGCCGCGCTACACCTACGCGGACCTGCCCGAGCGCATCGACTACGTCCTCATCACCCACGGCCACGCCGACCACCTGATGTTCGAGCCGCTGCTGCAATTGCGCCACCGCATCGGCACCCTGGTGGTGCCGGCCAGCAGCGGCGGCGGGCTGGTGGACCCCTCGCTCAAGCTGATGTTGCAACACTCCGGCTTCCGCAACGTGGTGGCCCTCAGCGAGATGGAGAGCCTGCCGCTGCCGGGCGGACGTCTCATCGGCCTGCCCTTCATCGGCGAGCACGGCGACCTGAACATCCAGGCGAAGATTGCCCACCTCATCCAACTGGGGGGCAAGTCGCTGCTGATGGCCGCGGACTCCAACGCGCTCGAGCCACACCTGTACGACCACGTCCACCGGGCGGTGGGCAACATCGACATGATGTGGCTGGGCATGGAGTCCGAGGGCGGCCCGCTCAGCTGGATGTATGGCCCGCTGTTGCCGGCCCCGCTGCCGCGCAAGATGGACCAGTCGCGGCGGCTCAACGGCTCCAACGCCGTGCGAGCCATCGAAATCGTCCAGCGGCTCAAGCCCCAGCAGGTCTACATCTACGCCATGGGCCAGGAGCCCTGGCTGGGCCACGTCATGGTGATGGGCTACCACGAGAACTCGCCGCAGCTCGTCGAGTCCCGCAAGCTCATGGAGTACTGCCGCAACCACGGCATCGCCACCGGCCTGCCGTATGGCCAGGCGGAGTACTTCCTGCGCTGA
- a CDS encoding sulfotransferase domain-containing protein, with product MRPLRRGWAFTLGALGGALGFTVTGLRHLQYKVRLAHLNATFVPRPDDIFISTYPKAGTTWMQMILYQLQTRGRGEFEHILQVAPWYEQLARDGRWRHLESLPAPRLLKTHLLYEQLRPAANARCVYMTRNARDTLISLYHHVSMHSRVNVDFDRVFEQSLRGRPGQPSWQEHLASWWPHRHDSNVLWLRYEDMVKDLEGALHKLSTFCGLPFAEEDKPEILRKCGIDYMRQMSARFDPRFAFYDRERRNTGGFIRKGGVGGVDSHFQERHQQRLDAEVARVRRELGITEAEL from the coding sequence ATGAGACCGCTGCGAAGGGGTTGGGCCTTCACGCTGGGGGCGTTGGGCGGAGCTCTCGGCTTCACTGTCACCGGGTTGCGTCACCTTCAATACAAGGTCCGGCTGGCGCACCTGAACGCCACGTTCGTGCCCCGCCCCGATGACATCTTCATCTCCACCTATCCCAAGGCGGGCACGACCTGGATGCAGATGATTCTGTACCAGCTGCAGACGCGGGGGCGCGGGGAGTTCGAGCACATCCTCCAGGTCGCGCCCTGGTACGAGCAGCTCGCCCGCGACGGCCGGTGGCGGCACCTGGAGTCACTGCCCGCGCCGCGCCTGTTGAAGACACACCTGCTCTACGAGCAGCTCAGGCCGGCCGCCAACGCCCGCTGTGTCTATATGACGCGCAATGCGCGAGACACACTCATTTCCCTGTATCACCACGTCAGCATGCACAGCCGGGTCAACGTCGACTTCGACCGGGTCTTCGAGCAGTCATTGAGGGGACGGCCCGGTCAGCCGAGCTGGCAGGAACACCTGGCCTCTTGGTGGCCCCACCGCCATGACTCCAACGTGCTGTGGCTGCGCTACGAGGACATGGTGAAGGACCTCGAGGGGGCGCTCCACAAGCTGTCCACCTTCTGCGGCCTCCCCTTCGCCGAGGAGGACAAGCCGGAGATCCTCCGCAAGTGCGGCATCGACTACATGCGCCAGATGAGCGCGCGGTTCGACCCCCGCTTCGCCTTCTATGACCGGGAGCGCCGCAACACGGGCGGCTTCATCCGCAAGGGAGGCGTGGGGGGCGTGGACTCTCACTTCCAGGAGCGGCACCAGCAGCGGCTGGACGCGGAGGTCGCGCGGGTGCGGCGCGAGCTGGGCATCACCGAGGCCGAGCTCTAG